The following are encoded in a window of Haliaeetus albicilla chromosome 1, bHalAlb1.1, whole genome shotgun sequence genomic DNA:
- the HTRA2 gene encoding serine protease HTRA2, mitochondrial, which produces MAALARWSRVPLRPGAVRWCRALCGATEARPPPPPPPPCPPPPPSTGGRALAAALGAGAAALVLLWAREGEGRRPALPALRAAVPAPPPPASPRAAFNFIADVVEKTAPALVYVEIVGRHPFSGRDVPISNGSGFLVSPDGLIVTNAHVVANRRRVRVKLASGEQYDAVVQDVDQVADIATIKIKPKHPLPTLPLGRSSEVRQGEFVVAMGSPFALQNTITSGIVSSAQRGSRELGLTASDMEYIQTDAAIDFGNSGGPLVNLDGEVIGVNTMKVTSGISFAIPSDRLRKFLQKEEQRKSSWFGNAETKRRYIGVMMLTLTPSILAELKLRDPSFPDVSHGVLIHKVIIGSPAHQAGMKAGDVVLEINGQASRRAEDVYEAVRTQQSLALLVRRGYDTLLVSVVPEVTE; this is translated from the exons ATGGCGGCGCTGGCGCGGTGGTCGCGCGTCCCGCTGCGGCCGGGCGCGGTGCGGTGGTGCCGGGCGCTGTGTGGGGCCACCGAGGCCCGTCCtccgcccccgccgcctcctccctgtccccctcctcctccttccaccGGGGGCCGGGCGCTggcggcggcgctgggggccggggcggcggcgctggTGCTGCTGTGGGCCCGGGAGGGCGAGGGCCGCCGGCCCGCGCTGCCCGCGCTGCGCGCCGCCgtgcccgccccgccgccgcccgcctcgcCCCGCGCCGCCTTCAATTTCATCGCCGACGTGGTGGAGAAGACGGCGCCCGCGCTGGTCTACGTGGAGATCGTGGGCAG GCATCCCTTTTCAGGCCGTGATGTGCCCATCTCTAACGGCTCGGGTTTTCTGGTGTCTCCGGATGGGCTTATTGTGACCAACGCACATGTGGTGGCAAACCGGCGGCGCGTGCGGGTGAAGCTGGCCAGCGGCGAGCAGTATGACGCCGTGGTACAGGACGTGGACCAGGTTGCAGACATTGCTACCATCAAGATCAAGCCTAAG CATCCgctgcccaccctgcccctTGGGCGTTCCTCCGAGGTGCGGCAGGGAGAGTTCGTGGTGGCCATGGGCAGCCCGTTCGCCCTGCAGAACACCATCACCTCTGGCATCGTCAGCTCTGCCCAGCGGGGCAGCCGGGAGCTGGGCCTGACCGCCTCTGACATGGAGTACATCCAGACTGATGCTGCTATCGAT TTTGGGAACTCTGGGGGCCCCCTCGTCAACTTG GATGGCGAAGTGATTGGGGTGAACACTATGAAGGTGACATCAGGCATCTCTTTTGCCATCCCCTCAGACCGGCTGCGGAAGTTCCTGCAAAAGGAGGAGCAGCGCAAAA GCTCTTGGTTTGGCAATGCAGAGACAAAGCGCCGTTACATAGGGGTAATGATGTTGACTCTTACACCAAG CATCCTGGCTGAGCTGAAGCTGCGTGACCCCAGCTTCCCCGATGTCTCCCATGGAGTGCTAATCCACAAGGTGATCATTGGCTCCCCAGCCCATCA GGCAGGGATGAAGGCAGGTGACGTTGTGCTGGAGATCAACGGGCAGGCATCGCGCCGCGCGGAGGATGTGTACGAGGCAGTACGGACACAGCAGAGCCTGGCCTTGCTGGTGCGGCGTGGCTATGACACTTTGCTGGTGAGCGTTGTCCCTGAGGTCACGGAGTAG